One genomic segment of Chelonia mydas isolate rCheMyd1 chromosome 1, rCheMyd1.pri.v2, whole genome shotgun sequence includes these proteins:
- the LOC102945603 gene encoding olfactory receptor 52M1 has protein sequence MSDSNTTDYTNPSTFILLGIPGLEMAHVWISIPFCSMYVIAVLGNFSILCIVKMTPILHGPMYYFLCMLAVTDLALSTSILPKMLSIFWFNSREIDFSACLTQMYFIHCFSAVESGILAAMALDRYVAICHPLRHSTILTNPVVAKIGLAVLLRSSILVLPNPFLVRRCPYYRTSIIPHTYCEHIAVVKLACTDISANNYFGLSLAFFITGLDVAFITVSYIQILRAVLGLPTKDAQLKTFGTCSSHLCVILTFYIPALFSILTHRFGHNVALHFHVLSANVYLLVPPMLNPIIYGMRTKQIRDSLLRLFTHIGT, from the coding sequence atgtcagattccaacacaactgactacaccaacccctccaccttcatcctgctgggaaTTCCTGGCCTGGAGAtggcccatgtctggatctccatccccttctgctccATGTATGTGATAGCTGTCTTGGGAAACTTTTCCATTCTGTGCATTGTGAAGATGACGCCGAtcctccatgggcccatgtactatttcctctgcatgctggctgtcaccgACCTGGCCCTGTCCACGTCCAtcctgcccaaaatgctgagcatcttctggttcaattccagggagatcgatttcagtgcctgcctcacccagatgtacttcattcactgcttctcagCAGTGGAATCTGGGATCTTGGCAGCCATGGCTTtggatcgctacgtggccatctgccatcccctgagacattccaccatcctgacaaacccCGTGGTGGCCAAGATTGGTCTTGCCGTGCTCCTGCGCAGCAGCATACTCGTACTGCCCAATCCCTTCCTGGTGCGTCGGTGCCCCTATTACAGAACCAGCATCATTCCCCACACGTACTGCGAGCACATAGCTGTGGTAAAGTTGGCCTGTACTGACATCAGTGCCAATAATTACTTTGGCCTCTCTTTGGCATTCTTCATCACTGGTCTGGATGTGGCTTTTATCACCGTGTCCTATATTCAGATCCTCAGGGCTGTCTTaggcctccccacaaaggatgcccAGCTCAAAACTTTtgggacctgcagctcccacctctgtgtcatcttaaccttttacatcccagCTCTCTTCTCCATCCTCACGCACCGGTTTGGCCACAATGTGGCCCTGCATTTCCATGTTCTCAGTGCCAACGTGTACCTCCTAGtgccccccatgctaaaccccatcatctatggtatgaggaccaaacagatccgggACAGTCTGCTCCGGCTCTTTACTCATATAGGGACCTAA